A region from the Triticum aestivum cultivar Chinese Spring chromosome 3D, IWGSC CS RefSeq v2.1, whole genome shotgun sequence genome encodes:
- the LOC123080445 gene encoding glutathione S-transferase 3 — MAPIKLYGMMLSANVTRVTTLLNELGLEFDFVDVDLRTGAHKHPDFLKLNPFGQIPALQDGDEVVFESRAINRYIATKYGAELLPTPSAKLEAWLEVESHHFYPPARTLVYELVIKPMLGAPTDAAEVDKNAADLAKLLDVYEAHLAAGNKYLAGDAFTLADANHMSYLFMLTKSPKADLVASRPHVKAWWEEISARPAWAKTVASIPLPPGV; from the exons ATGGCGCCCATCAAGCTGTACGGGATGATGCTGTCGGCCAACGTGACCCGCGTGACCACGCTGCTCAACGAGCTCGGCCTCGAGTTCGACTTCGTCGACGTCGACCTCCGCACCGGCGCCCACAAGCACCCCGACTTCCTCAAGCTCAAC CCTTTCGGCCAGATCCCCGCGCTGCAGGACGGGGACGAAGTTGTCTTTG AGTCGCGCGCCATCAACCGGTACATCGCGACCAAGTACGGGGCGGAGCTGCTGCCGACGCCGTCGGCCAAGCTGGAGGCGTGGCTGGAGGTGGAGTCGCACCACTTCTACCCGCCGGCGCGCACGCTGGTGTACGAGCTGGTCATCAAGCCCATGCTGGGCGCCCCCACCGACGCGGCCGAGGTGGACAAGaacgccgccgacctcgccaagctGCTCGACGTCTACGAGGCCCACCTCGCCGCCGGCAACAAGTACCTGGCCGGCGACGCCTTCACGCTCGCCGACGCCAACCACATGTCCTACCTCTTCATGCTCACCAAGAGCCCCAAGGCGGACCTGGTGGCCTCCCGCCCGCACGTCAAGGCCTGGTGGGAGGAGATCTCCGCCCGCCCCGCCTGGGCCAAGACCGTCGCCTCCATCCCCCTCCCGCCCGGCGTCTGA
- the LOC123080446 gene encoding uncharacterized protein isoform X2: MAAYREDWKEGRPSPLKRVRPEERSLNHYVLWQTYVLMAVRGLGYLALLWSTVVLLGGFVTLLRRKDFWCLATISMLQASRIVSDVEDQRSSNFAELYVNAHAYFVGIIQITTNKYAARELSRCCYCAFLSGLILCWPVIAVLMSLVLLVLFIHHYGHFVCVVLSLWRIVQRDYGSNDGDGSKANMMPALDIFYSLVLCQGALWFIWVWISSGAMWLVVSLRRACKFPEKWGSISVSEYLLDTLEKCWRDPMSIHGRKVINYAVDLLDSDSQKDYLSGARMLDTFIKLDADVRSVILPSRPKIQKLIDTVGSRSSDREIRELAARIIAYLAGDIHLTQFPGAIRCISSVLDTTLPYWNNQQGHNHYSTQSKSKKSFYSKGKLIFHVRNIEERRANKVKAQEGDFQQDELNNSSTNGSKGAGWNELILQGMTILEKLVADQQNCSDICSTPGLLPKIMAPLNSETLIQDISINAWADIVNGSFKVLHRLICVPEWTGRWVHSEIASSEHAVSNLEEILDEGNRNVEELQMRAIEILTELALDMQTDLSSKTKEILLKKQLQIFLTDGEPEEHDSKFITERLKVTAGKTLALLAKTATVSALVVREYENIVEVLDAKNKIIYRTIAAEILENLCSHHKMDKEHVKTILLPKVLREVLTTEASESNVSALGDDAENHQLSALGNDEEKQLPKHKRQMKSADQANEEQTAMMELQEAFLSLTLVICTELISADDFDDVARKVAPAEGGFVAKLKTIIEENCEDTANSLRIVKLCGQIAVRMMRRGQYSAHFKDQKFVETLSKASIIMSNLESCMLFAGTDCGTKKTARPLLSDLVKEAHVLVA, translated from the exons ATGGCTGCATACCGAGAAGATTGGAAGGAGGGCAGACCCAGCCCATTGAAGCGGGTGCGGCCAGAAGAGAGGTCGCTTAACCATTATGTGCTCTGGCAGACGTACGTTTTGATGGCCGTAAGAGGCTTGGGCTACTTGGCTCTTCTATGGTCGACGGTGGTCCTCCTGGGTGGTTTCGTCACCTTGCTGCGgaggaaggatttctggtgccTTGCAACCATTAGCATGTTACAGGCATCCAG GATCGTGAGCGATGTGGAGGACCAGCGGTCCTCCAATTTTGCCGAACTGTACGTCAACGCTCATGCGTACTTTGTGGGAATCATACAGATTACTACTAACAAATATGCTGCTAGAGAGCTGTCTCGGTGTTGCTACTGTGCCTTTTTATCGGGTCTTATCCTATGCTGGCCTGTCATCGCCGTGCTTATGAGCTTAGTGTTacttgtactgttcatccaccattatGGGCATTTCGTCTGTGTCGTGCTCTCATTGTGGCGCATAGTACAGCGTGATTATGGAAGCAACGATGGAGACGGCAGCAAAGCAAATATGATGCCAGCTCTAGACATATTCTATTCTTTGGTTCTTTGCCAAGGTGCGCTCTGGTTTATATGGGTGTGGATCAGTTCTGGGGCGATGTGGCTTGTCGTTTCTCTGCGTCGAGCATGCAAGTTCCCGGAGAAGTGGGGCAGCATATCGGTTTCGGAGTACCTCCTGGACACACTAGAGAAATGCTGGCGGGACCCTATGTCCATACATGGCAGGAAGGTGATCAACTATGCCGTTGACTTGCTTGACTCTGACTCGCAGAAAGATTACCTCTCGGGAGCAAGGATGCTGGACACCTTCATTAAGCTGGACGCTGATGTAAGATCAGTTATTCTCCCCTCTAGGCCAAAGATTCAGAAGCTGATCGATACAGTGGGATCGAGAAGCAGTGATAGAGAGATCAGGGAGCTTGCGGCCAGGATCATCGCCTATCTTGCAGGTGATATCCACCTAACCCAGTTCCCTGGGGCAATACGGTGCATATCCTCTGTGCTCGATACCACCCTGCCATATTGGAACAACCAACAAGGACACAATCATTACTCAACTCAAAGTAAGTCAAAAAAGTCTTTTTATTCTAAAGGAAAATTGATTTTTCATGTCAGAAACATAGAGGAACGTAGAGCAAACAAGGTTAAAGCCCAAGAGGGTGACTTTCAGCAAGACGAACTAAATAATTCTTCGACCAATGGCAGCAAAGGAGCTGGCTGGAATGAGCTGATTCTACAAGGCATGACAATTCTCGAGAAGCTCGTGGCCGACCAGCAGAACTGCAGCGACATATGCAGCACCCCTGGTCTGCTCCCCAAGATCATGGCGCCTCTTAACTCCGAGACACTAATCCAAGATATCAGTATAAATGCATGGGCAGATATAGTAAACGGATCGTTCAAAGTGCTTCACAGGCTCATCTGCGTTCCTGAGTGGACAGGTAGATGGGTGCACTCTGAAATAGCTTCTAGCGAACATGCAGTGAGCAACCTGGAGGAAATTCTTGATGAGGGCAACAGAAATGTCGAAGAACTGCAGATGCGAGCCATAGAGATCCTGACCGAACTGGCTTTGGATATGCAAACAGATCTTAGCAGCAAAACAAAAGAAATTCTCCTCAAGAAGCAGCTGCAGATCTTCCTTACTGATGGCGAACCAGAAGAACATGACAGTAAGTTCATCACAGAAAGGCTGAAAGTAACGGCTGGTAAAACATTGGCACTATTAGCCAAGACAGCAACTGTGTCCGCGCTTGTAGTGAGGGAATATGAGAACATTGTTGAAGTACTTGATGCTAAGAACAAAATCATTTACAGAACAATTGCAGCGGAGATCTTGGAGAATTTGTGTAGTCACCATAAGATGGACAAGGAACATGTGAAGACTATCTTGCTGCCAAAG GTACTAAGAGAAGTACTAACCACTGAAGCATCTGAAAGCAATGTTTCTGCATTGGGAGATGATGCAGAAAACCATCAACTTTCTGCACTGGGAAATGATGAAGAAAAACAACTTCCGAAGCACAAGAGGCAAATGAAGTCAGCCGATCAAGCAAATGAGGAGCAAACTGCTATGATGGAATTGCAAGAAGCGTTTTTATCTCTTACTTTGGTGATATGCACTGAACTGATCAGTGCGGATGACTTTGATGATGTGGCTCGAAAAGTTGCCCCAGCAGAAGGTGGATTTGTGGCGAAGCTGAAGACTATAATAGAAGAGAACTGTGAGGACACGGCTAACAGCCTAAGAATTGTCAAGCTTTGTGGTCAGATTGCTGTTAGAATGATGCGGCGTGGCCAGTACAGTGCGCACTTCAAGGATCAGAAATTCGTGGAGACACTGTCTAAGGCTTCGATAATCATGTCTAACCTTGAAAGCTGCATGCTCTTCGCTGGGACTGATTGTGGAACGAAGAAGACTGCCAGACCCCTCCTCTCGGATCTCGTGAAAGAGGCACACGTGTTGGTTGCTTAA
- the LOC123080446 gene encoding uncharacterized protein isoform X1 produces MEQESYATRFGRRMASRRKKMAAYREDWKEGRPSPLKRVRPEERSLNHYVLWQTYVLMAVRGLGYLALLWSTVVLLGGFVTLLRRKDFWCLATISMLQASRIVSDVEDQRSSNFAELYVNAHAYFVGIIQITTNKYAARELSRCCYCAFLSGLILCWPVIAVLMSLVLLVLFIHHYGHFVCVVLSLWRIVQRDYGSNDGDGSKANMMPALDIFYSLVLCQGALWFIWVWISSGAMWLVVSLRRACKFPEKWGSISVSEYLLDTLEKCWRDPMSIHGRKVINYAVDLLDSDSQKDYLSGARMLDTFIKLDADVRSVILPSRPKIQKLIDTVGSRSSDREIRELAARIIAYLAGDIHLTQFPGAIRCISSVLDTTLPYWNNQQGHNHYSTQSKSKKSFYSKGKLIFHVRNIEERRANKVKAQEGDFQQDELNNSSTNGSKGAGWNELILQGMTILEKLVADQQNCSDICSTPGLLPKIMAPLNSETLIQDISINAWADIVNGSFKVLHRLICVPEWTGRWVHSEIASSEHAVSNLEEILDEGNRNVEELQMRAIEILTELALDMQTDLSSKTKEILLKKQLQIFLTDGEPEEHDSKFITERLKVTAGKTLALLAKTATVSALVVREYENIVEVLDAKNKIIYRTIAAEILENLCSHHKMDKEHVKTILLPKVLREVLTTEASESNVSALGDDAENHQLSALGNDEEKQLPKHKRQMKSADQANEEQTAMMELQEAFLSLTLVICTELISADDFDDVARKVAPAEGGFVAKLKTIIEENCEDTANSLRIVKLCGQIAVRMMRRGQYSAHFKDQKFVETLSKASIIMSNLESCMLFAGTDCGTKKTARPLLSDLVKEAHVLVA; encoded by the exons ATGGAACAAGAGTCTTACGCAACACGATTTGGCCGGAGAATGGCCTCTCGTAGGAAGAAGATGGCTGCATACCGAGAAGATTGGAAGGAGGGCAGACCCAGCCCATTGAAGCGGGTGCGGCCAGAAGAGAGGTCGCTTAACCATTATGTGCTCTGGCAGACGTACGTTTTGATGGCCGTAAGAGGCTTGGGCTACTTGGCTCTTCTATGGTCGACGGTGGTCCTCCTGGGTGGTTTCGTCACCTTGCTGCGgaggaaggatttctggtgccTTGCAACCATTAGCATGTTACAGGCATCCAG GATCGTGAGCGATGTGGAGGACCAGCGGTCCTCCAATTTTGCCGAACTGTACGTCAACGCTCATGCGTACTTTGTGGGAATCATACAGATTACTACTAACAAATATGCTGCTAGAGAGCTGTCTCGGTGTTGCTACTGTGCCTTTTTATCGGGTCTTATCCTATGCTGGCCTGTCATCGCCGTGCTTATGAGCTTAGTGTTacttgtactgttcatccaccattatGGGCATTTCGTCTGTGTCGTGCTCTCATTGTGGCGCATAGTACAGCGTGATTATGGAAGCAACGATGGAGACGGCAGCAAAGCAAATATGATGCCAGCTCTAGACATATTCTATTCTTTGGTTCTTTGCCAAGGTGCGCTCTGGTTTATATGGGTGTGGATCAGTTCTGGGGCGATGTGGCTTGTCGTTTCTCTGCGTCGAGCATGCAAGTTCCCGGAGAAGTGGGGCAGCATATCGGTTTCGGAGTACCTCCTGGACACACTAGAGAAATGCTGGCGGGACCCTATGTCCATACATGGCAGGAAGGTGATCAACTATGCCGTTGACTTGCTTGACTCTGACTCGCAGAAAGATTACCTCTCGGGAGCAAGGATGCTGGACACCTTCATTAAGCTGGACGCTGATGTAAGATCAGTTATTCTCCCCTCTAGGCCAAAGATTCAGAAGCTGATCGATACAGTGGGATCGAGAAGCAGTGATAGAGAGATCAGGGAGCTTGCGGCCAGGATCATCGCCTATCTTGCAGGTGATATCCACCTAACCCAGTTCCCTGGGGCAATACGGTGCATATCCTCTGTGCTCGATACCACCCTGCCATATTGGAACAACCAACAAGGACACAATCATTACTCAACTCAAAGTAAGTCAAAAAAGTCTTTTTATTCTAAAGGAAAATTGATTTTTCATGTCAGAAACATAGAGGAACGTAGAGCAAACAAGGTTAAAGCCCAAGAGGGTGACTTTCAGCAAGACGAACTAAATAATTCTTCGACCAATGGCAGCAAAGGAGCTGGCTGGAATGAGCTGATTCTACAAGGCATGACAATTCTCGAGAAGCTCGTGGCCGACCAGCAGAACTGCAGCGACATATGCAGCACCCCTGGTCTGCTCCCCAAGATCATGGCGCCTCTTAACTCCGAGACACTAATCCAAGATATCAGTATAAATGCATGGGCAGATATAGTAAACGGATCGTTCAAAGTGCTTCACAGGCTCATCTGCGTTCCTGAGTGGACAGGTAGATGGGTGCACTCTGAAATAGCTTCTAGCGAACATGCAGTGAGCAACCTGGAGGAAATTCTTGATGAGGGCAACAGAAATGTCGAAGAACTGCAGATGCGAGCCATAGAGATCCTGACCGAACTGGCTTTGGATATGCAAACAGATCTTAGCAGCAAAACAAAAGAAATTCTCCTCAAGAAGCAGCTGCAGATCTTCCTTACTGATGGCGAACCAGAAGAACATGACAGTAAGTTCATCACAGAAAGGCTGAAAGTAACGGCTGGTAAAACATTGGCACTATTAGCCAAGACAGCAACTGTGTCCGCGCTTGTAGTGAGGGAATATGAGAACATTGTTGAAGTACTTGATGCTAAGAACAAAATCATTTACAGAACAATTGCAGCGGAGATCTTGGAGAATTTGTGTAGTCACCATAAGATGGACAAGGAACATGTGAAGACTATCTTGCTGCCAAAG GTACTAAGAGAAGTACTAACCACTGAAGCATCTGAAAGCAATGTTTCTGCATTGGGAGATGATGCAGAAAACCATCAACTTTCTGCACTGGGAAATGATGAAGAAAAACAACTTCCGAAGCACAAGAGGCAAATGAAGTCAGCCGATCAAGCAAATGAGGAGCAAACTGCTATGATGGAATTGCAAGAAGCGTTTTTATCTCTTACTTTGGTGATATGCACTGAACTGATCAGTGCGGATGACTTTGATGATGTGGCTCGAAAAGTTGCCCCAGCAGAAGGTGGATTTGTGGCGAAGCTGAAGACTATAATAGAAGAGAACTGTGAGGACACGGCTAACAGCCTAAGAATTGTCAAGCTTTGTGGTCAGATTGCTGTTAGAATGATGCGGCGTGGCCAGTACAGTGCGCACTTCAAGGATCAGAAATTCGTGGAGACACTGTCTAAGGCTTCGATAATCATGTCTAACCTTGAAAGCTGCATGCTCTTCGCTGGGACTGATTGTGGAACGAAGAAGACTGCCAGACCCCTCCTCTCGGATCTCGTGAAAGAGGCACACGTGTTGGTTGCTTAA